The genomic segment TTACTGACTTAGTAACAGGACAATGACTTAGGGAGCTACTGGAGTTCTCTTTGATGTCCCTCGGGAGCATCATTCCAACTGGAGATTATGGTTGTATTGGGAACTATGCGTTCTAAAAGATACAGCTTTTACTATGTGATATGTCCCCAATGGGATACTTTAGATTTGGTTTCAATTTATCATCGAAATTCCAACAGGAAATTGGGAATGCTCCCGGATCCTCAGCTATTTCATGCTAAACCTTCGATAAAGCCTCAAAACTGCGAAAGAATAGCCTATTTAACAGTGATTTTCCAAAAGACGTGAACGCAAACGCGTGTGAGAGCGGACAGAGCGGTCTTTCATAAAGCTCACTCCAGTAAATGAAAAGCAGATGTTATTGTGGATAATTGATTCCTGAACACACGCGAACGCTCCTCCATGCTATAGGACACACAACCAGCCCTTCCAGAATAAATGCTGATCAACATCAAAATGAGTTGTCTTTACCCTCAAAGCTCGACGTCTCCCTCCCCGCAGCTGCCCAGATGTGACAAATGTCTGTTCCTGCCGGTCTGAACGGCGACGCGGTTTTTGAAGCGCACCAGCGCGAGCGCGATCTCCGCGTTCCACGCCGTTCCCTCCTGCTGGCACCTGAAGTCAATCTCTTTCCCGCCGTTCATCACGATGGTGAAGTACACCAGACCCCGTTTATACTCCACACAGTCCAGCGTGGTCATCTGCTCGAAGCGCATCTCTTTGCTGCTCTCGCCTTTACAGTCGTACAGCCGGAGTCCGTCCTCTGACAGAACGCAACGCTTCTTCTTCCACAGCTGCAGAAGTCCATTACTCCTCTTCTCCAGATAACCGTCCTTCATGACTTTACACTGGTTCATTCTGAATGAAGGTTGgtgtgaaacaaaaacaaacgttAATGGGAATCGACGAAGCGTTCACTGATGTTTTCGACCGAACATTGCACGCAAACGCGCGTAACCGCTGTGCGCCCATACAGTATAAAACGCCTTCATTTATTCCTTTCTCTCAACTTTAAACGTTTGTGCTGAAATTCCACTAAAGAGCCCGTTCTTGATGATAACGCGTCCTCGCTGCATTGCCGCCAGACAGCTCTGTGGCTAAAGATCAATTTCCGACTTTTATATATTGTTACAATCTACTCGGAAGTCCCGTAATCTGGGCATGTTGGTACTTGCTCCTCTGAAAGCGACTCTTCTCGTGTTTCTGAAGGACTCTTCCCCCCCCCACCCCGTCGTGACGTCACGGGGATTAGTCCTACTTTAACTGCTCTCTGGAATGCTGCTGCCTGACAAACATTAGCTTGTACGTCCATTCATGTCCTGACATCTTGACATAAGATGACTTTTTGGTGCAGGGCCTTTCTTTTATTCTTGTTGAAAAACTTTGATGAGATAGCCTAG from the Ctenopharyngodon idella isolate HZGC_01 chromosome 22, HZGC01, whole genome shotgun sequence genome contains:
- the phlda3 gene encoding pleckstrin homology-like domain family A member 3, with translation MNQCKVMKDGYLEKRSNGLLQLWKKKRCVLSEDGLRLYDCKGESSKEMRFEQMTTLDCVEYKRGLVYFTIVMNGGKEIDFRCQQEGTAWNAEIALALVRFKNRVAVQTGRNRHLSHLGSCGEGDVEL